In Desulfosporosinus youngiae DSM 17734, the genomic stretch ACCCCAAGAAAACTTGATATTATAATTTTACAGTACCCGACGACGCAACAATTCGTGTTTTCTTTTATTCACAACACGTAATTTGTTTAAGTTATCCACAAATGTGTATAAGTTTGTGTATAACTTTTTTATTGTCATTATTTTTTCATTTTTAGACAAGGGAGGTCCGTCAATGCCACCACAGCCGAACTCACTCCATTTATTGTGGCAGGAAACGCTGGGAAAACTAAAAAGTGAACTTTCTAAGCCAAGCTTTGAAACTTGGTTGAGTTCTACGCGACTTCTTAGTATTGATGGAGATACACTTGTCATTAGCGTTCCCAATGAATTTGCTAAGGATTGGTTGGAAAGTCGTTATGCACCTATGATTCGTTCCTCTGTTCAATCTGTTTTAGGCCATTCGGTCAGTCTTCGTTTTATTTTACCCCCTGCGAGTGGTACTTATGGTGAGGATATCATTCAATCTGAGCTTATTCCTCCTTCAATACCTAAGCAAATTGAACCTATTTCAAATTTCCTGAATAACAAATATACCTTCGATACCTTTGTCATAGGTAATAGTAATCGTTTCGCACACGCAGCTTCATTGGCTGTAGCAGAATCCCCTGCTAAATCTTACAATCCTCTTTTTATTTATGGCGGGGTTGGTTTAGGAAAAACTCATCTCATGCATGCTATAGGTCATCATGTCCTGCAAAGGTCGCCCAATACTAAAGTTATTTATGTTTCCAGCGAGAAGTTTACCAACGAATTAATTGATTCAATCCGGGATGAGAACCCCGAAGAATTCCGCAATCATTACCGAAATGTTGATATTCTTCTGATCGATGATATTCAATTTTTAGCTGGCAAAGAGCGGACTCAGGAAGAGTTTTTCCATACATTTAATGCACTTCATGAAGCTAATAAACAAATCATTATTTCTTCAGACCGCCCACCAAAAGAAATTCCAACCTTAGAAGACCGTTTACGTTCCCGTTTTGAATGGGGTTTAATCACTGATATTCAAGCACCTGATTTTGAAACCAGAATAGCCATTCTGCGCAAAAAGGCGAAAATGGAAAATCTGCAAGTTCCTAATGAAGTGATGGTTTATATTGCTGACAAAATCCGTTCCAATATACGTGAACTTGAAGGAGCACTTATCCGGGTCATGGCCTTTGCCTCACTTAGTTCAATCCCTATAACCGCTGAAGTTGCCGTAGAAGCATTAAAAGATATTATTCCTGTTAATACTACTAAACAGATAACCATTGATATAATCCAAGAATCTGTCGCAAGATTTTTTAACTTATCCCCTAATGATTTTAAAGCTAAAAAAAGAACCCGCGCCGTAGCATTCCCAAGACAAATTGCTATGTACCTTTCCCGCCAGCTTACTGATTTCTCTTTACCTAAAATCGGAGAAGAATTTGGTGGCAGAGATCATACTACGGTTATGCATGCACACGATAAAATCACACAGGCTTTGATTAACGATCCATTACTAGAGAAAAAAGTCAATGAAATCATTCAAAAGATTCAATCGGATTAGAAGTATTTAATGTTAATAACTTGTTGATAAAAGCTTAAAAAAATTTGTATGTGGACACGTGGATAATATCATCCGTTTGTCCACAACTTTTTCAACATCTCTTTTATCAGCAGTTTAGTTATGTCTATAGACTTATGCACATATTGACAAGCAATACTACTACAACTACTATCTATTATCTTATTAATGATAATCCCAGTTTAGAACAAGGAGATCAAAGGAAGGGAAGCTTATTATGAAAATCTTTTGCTCAAAAGATGCACTGCTTTCTGGTGTAAATGCTGTTCAAAGGGCCGTATCTAACAAAAATCCATTACCTGTACTTCAAGGAATTTTAATTCAGGCTGAAAACCAGTCTTTACAATTTGCGGCTACTGATCTTGAAATAGGAATCCGTTGTGACGTTCCGGCTCAAGTTACTGAAGAGGGAACAATGATTGTTCCTGCTAAACTTTTTACGGAAGTTGTTCGTAAATTACCCGATACGACCATTTCATTAGAAGAACGGGATCAGGCAATTACAATTTGTTATCACCAGTCAAAAATTGTCCTAAACGGCTATGACCCTGAAGAATTCCCCTTGCTTCCGGATCTTATAGAACCTTTATCATTTTCCTTGCCCACAATGATCTTCAAAAATATGATCAGACAGACTATCTTCTCTTGTGCTGCTGAAGAAAACAGACCAGTTTTTAATGGCATACTTTTGCAGATTGAGAACTCAACGATTCGCTTAGTAGCTACGGATACACATCGATTAGCTTATATTATTTCAGAAATAACAAATTCCGAAGAAACCAAATTCAGTGGAATTATTCCTTCTAAAACTCTATCAGAAATCTATCGCTTACTAAGAGACGAAGATGAAGACTTAATGATCAGTTATAGTAATAATCAAGTAGTGTTTCAATTTGGGTCTATATATTTAGTTTCACGGCTAATTGAAGGCCAATTTCCCAACTATAAACAAGTAATTCCTCAAACATGTGAAACAAAAGTATATTTAGCTGTAAGAGAATTTCTTGACGCTGTAGAAAGAGCTTCCTTGTTGTCCCGTGATAAGAGCAGTGCTAATATTGTAAGGATAAATGTCGAAAATAATGAGTTGAGAATTGATCAAACAACTGAGTTAGGCAAAATATCTGAGCAGATTAGCGTAGAAATGGAAGGTAAAGATGTAAGAATCGCTTTTAATGCTAAATTCCTGATTGACGCTTTAAAAGTTATAGATAGTGAACGCATTTTATTTGAATTATCCGGACCATTTAGCCCAGGAGTAATGCGTCCTTCAGATAATCCAAATTATATTTATCTTGTGCTGCCTGTAAGAACGTCCTAACTGAAACTATGATGATAAATAATATTAGCCTGCAAAATTTTCGTAATTA encodes the following:
- the dnaA gene encoding chromosomal replication initiator protein DnaA, with translation MPPQPNSLHLLWQETLGKLKSELSKPSFETWLSSTRLLSIDGDTLVISVPNEFAKDWLESRYAPMIRSSVQSVLGHSVSLRFILPPASGTYGEDIIQSELIPPSIPKQIEPISNFLNNKYTFDTFVIGNSNRFAHAASLAVAESPAKSYNPLFIYGGVGLGKTHLMHAIGHHVLQRSPNTKVIYVSSEKFTNELIDSIRDENPEEFRNHYRNVDILLIDDIQFLAGKERTQEEFFHTFNALHEANKQIIISSDRPPKEIPTLEDRLRSRFEWGLITDIQAPDFETRIAILRKKAKMENLQVPNEVMVYIADKIRSNIRELEGALIRVMAFASLSSIPITAEVAVEALKDIIPVNTTKQITIDIIQESVARFFNLSPNDFKAKKRTRAVAFPRQIAMYLSRQLTDFSLPKIGEEFGGRDHTTVMHAHDKITQALINDPLLEKKVNEIIQKIQSD
- the dnaN gene encoding DNA polymerase III subunit beta, whose product is MKIFCSKDALLSGVNAVQRAVSNKNPLPVLQGILIQAENQSLQFAATDLEIGIRCDVPAQVTEEGTMIVPAKLFTEVVRKLPDTTISLEERDQAITICYHQSKIVLNGYDPEEFPLLPDLIEPLSFSLPTMIFKNMIRQTIFSCAAEENRPVFNGILLQIENSTIRLVATDTHRLAYIISEITNSEETKFSGIIPSKTLSEIYRLLRDEDEDLMISYSNNQVVFQFGSIYLVSRLIEGQFPNYKQVIPQTCETKVYLAVREFLDAVERASLLSRDKSSANIVRINVENNELRIDQTTELGKISEQISVEMEGKDVRIAFNAKFLIDALKVIDSERILFELSGPFSPGVMRPSDNPNYIYLVLPVRTS